From Mesotoga sp. Brook.08.105.5.1, one genomic window encodes:
- a CDS encoding AAC(3) family N-acetyltransferase yields the protein MLRILSTPWPLWQMSLRQIIIWIALLTAFNSSFIKLVERDGLVLFIGCGLRPNTLMHGAEEIVEPSYLFGLEVEYTIILRGGLEYRRNYLTLDFSGYVQRYDRVASLLGGGDLWKGKVSKQRLMF from the coding sequence ATGCTACGCATTCTGTCTACGCCATGGCCCCTCTGGCAGATGAGCTTACGGCAGATCATCATATGGATCGCACTCCTGACTGCCTTTAATTCGTCATTTATAAAGCTCGTTGAAAGAGACGGTCTGGTTCTCTTTATTGGTTGTGGGTTGAGGCCCAATACTCTTATGCACGGCGCCGAAGAGATAGTCGAGCCGTCTTATCTCTTTGGACTGGAGGTCGAATATACGATAATTCTCCGGGGTGGGCTGGAGTATCGCAGGAATTACCTCACGCTCGATTTCAGCGGCTATGTCCAGAGATACGATAGGGTCGCTTCTCTGCTCGGAGGGGGAGATCTCTGGAAGGGAAAGGTGTCGAAGCAAAGACTTATGTTTTGA
- a CDS encoding DUF433 domain-containing protein, giving the protein MDYKDFIHSDSRIMLGKPVIKGTRITVEHILSELTAGMEISEIVEAHPSLDKEKVRAAIAYALDVLRNEDVYSLAEKK; this is encoded by the coding sequence ATGGATTACAAGGACTTCATTCATTCAGATTCAAGAATAATGCTTGGCAAACCAGTAATCAAGGGAACAAGGATAACTGTCGAGCACATACTTTCAGAACTTACGGCCGGAATGGAGATTTCTGAAATCGTTGAAGCGCATCCTTCATTAGACAAAGAGAAGGTCAGGGCAGCAATCGCTTATGCTCTTGATGTATTACGCAACGAGGACGTGTACTCTCTTGCCGAAAAGAAGTGA
- a CDS encoding DUF5615 family PIN-like protein, protein MYYATRTCTLLPKRSETLSLLADENIDQRLVSSLRLAGISVYSVAESATGITDEEVMGLSKDLGALILTDDKDFGEIVFRKQRSCPGIVLLRLTGVDYSCKADQVIQVIKKYGSEMIGKFVVITAERVRIRKFLPGAK, encoded by the coding sequence ATGTATTACGCAACGAGGACGTGTACTCTCTTGCCGAAAAGAAGTGAAACGCTTTCCTTACTCGCTGATGAGAACATCGATCAAAGGTTAGTATCTAGCCTAAGGCTAGCCGGTATCTCTGTGTACTCAGTAGCAGAATCGGCTACAGGAATCACAGATGAGGAAGTTATGGGACTCTCAAAAGATTTAGGCGCGTTGATCTTGACAGATGACAAAGACTTTGGGGAGATAGTGTTCAGAAAACAGAGGAGTTGTCCTGGCATTGTTCTCCTTAGACTTACTGGTGTGGATTATTCCTGCAAAGCAGACCAGGTAATACAAGTTATAAAAAAGTATGGTAGTGAAATGATCGGCAAATTCGTTGTGATAACTGCAGAAAGAGTCAGGATACGGAAGTTCTTGCCCGGAGCAAAATAA